Proteins from one Cicer arietinum cultivar CDC Frontier isolate Library 1 chromosome 3, Cicar.CDCFrontier_v2.0, whole genome shotgun sequence genomic window:
- the LOC101489924 gene encoding rhomboid-like protein 15, with protein MRRPRNMRPNIVSEAGLPTRLNQWWESIPFLTSAVVVVCGVIYFVCLLVGYDSFNEICLLPSAAISKFQVYRIYTSILFHGSLLHVLFNMMALVPLGSELERIMGSVRLLYVIILLATSNAIFHVLIALLVAHNPFLTNDYFMNECSIGFSGVLFSMVVIETSLSGVQSRSVFGLFNVPAKWYAFFLLVVFQLLMQNVSLLGHLCGIISGFAYTFGLFNLLIPGTSFYSSIEASSWLSSCVRRPKFIVCTGGNPSGYIPTHTSQNSTTSGLLSGNIWGNLSSLMPRREVSAQPQSVEDSRFPGRGRTLGAAQGQIASGLNSDSNLQARLLEDSSPNHPSDSAILNTTQRLPEGRHSVGNAATAGAGIPHHQGAVVSEEEIKKLVSMGFDRTQVEVALAAADGDLNVAVEILMSQQG; from the exons ATGCGGAGACCAAGAAATATGAGACCAAATATCGTTTCTGAG GCAGGGTTGCCTACTAGGTTGAATCAATGGTGGGAAAGTATTCCGTTTCTCACTTCTGCAGTGGTGGTTGTGTGTGGAGTGATTTACTTTGTTTGTCTTTTGGTTGGATATGATTCCTTTAACGAGATATGCCTCTTGCCCTCTGCTGCTATATCCAAATTTCAAG TTTACAGGATTTATACCTCCATTCTTTTCCATGGTTCACTCCTTCATGTTCTCTTCAACATGATGGCTTTAGTTCCCTTGGGCTCTGAGCTAGAGAGGATCATGGGCTCAGTTCGCTTGCTATATGTCATTATTTTGTTGGCTACAAGCAATGCTATATTCCATGTTCTCATAGCATTGCTGGTGGCACACAATCCTTTTCTTACAAATGATTATTTCATGAATGAGTGTTCTATCGGGTTCTCAGGAGTTCTATTTTCGATGGTTGTTATAGAGACAAGCCTTAGTGGAGTTCAATCGAGGAG TGTGTTTGGGTTGTTTAATGTGCCTGCAAAGTG GTATGCATTTTTTTTGTTGGTAGTGTTCCAGCTCCTCATGCAAAATGTATCACTACTTGGACACCTTTGTGGCATTATATCTGGGTTTGCAT ATACATTTGGCTTGTTTAATCTCCTCATACCTGGGACATCCTtttattcttcaattgaagcctCCTCCTGGCTT TCATCATGTGTGAGACGTCCTAAATTTATTGTTTGCACTGGCGGGAATCCCTCGGGTTATATCCCTACACATACAAGCCAAAATTCAACCACTAG TGGACTACTTTCCGGTAATATTTGGGGGAACCTATCATCATTGATGCCTCGAAGGGAAGTGTCTGCTCAGCCTCAG TCAGTTGAGGACAGTAGGTTCCCTGGGAGGGGAAGGACACTTGGTGCTGCTCAAGGTCAAATTGCTTCTGGTCTTAACTCAGATTCAAATCTTCAAGCTAGACTTTTGGAGGATAGTAGTCCCAATCATCCTTCAGATTCAGCCATTCTGAATACTACTCAACGGTTACCGGAAGGAAG GCATTCAGTCGGTAATGCAGCTACAGCAGGAGCAGGCATTCCACATCATCAG GGTGCAGTTGTTTCAGAAGAAGAGATTAAGAAACTTGTATCAATGGGCTTTGATAGG ACACAAGTGGAAGTGGCATTG
- the LOC101490257 gene encoding uncharacterized protein — protein MERPNHDYAAASAMAYAQQQRPAANMQQQQPFGFHPQHQQFPSAMHGPPFIPPGPGGASHPSMQQFPFHHAMQQQQQLQQLHPHAPPPPHILLQQQQHQVPPAFPSHYPHPHVPSPFYETAPPPVAPPSDPELHKRIDKLVEYAVKNGPEFEAMICEKQRDNPSYSFLFGGEGHAYYRFKLWLSTRPPSGPFNQPFPSSSMSIIHPSPNPMMSPSLSGPPMNQAGIGSSPSMLGHPPFQQFYDQQHHHQHPQSFGLHGRPEYDQSSKSFKGLSGPLPADVAMELTNVLNNLNGTKESIKGAKLWFMQRAPFAPALAETLRDRVFSLDDVERQLHIIYLANDILFDSLNRRTSIHDLDNEAHAFKPVLGSMLARIYHNPQSNEEYRKRLQQMVEFWASKEVYDQGTISLLNGEMIGGPHSTFKNLSSASADSGAGILQTPNHIVQQWQADRVGSGSNVLDQDRSDKLLGQSMTSQQFLSNSAPPGAFPGSMSIPSSVQPTNPLSHLLPPPSSATGEQLPPYPLFPPGLIPGMVRKMQIGSGVPYSSMSPLDIPTMIPPSTVPPSEILQRVSKFFKEIGEVNPSEGPMNTESRDEDDEYDREPQTRKGGACIPPPANLQQIDPETGTYPDGSVDQKPGSSGSGRLGLGATADPNEVSQYDDVYTSYRKQRSTNYHTSMSARAAVR, from the exons ATGGAACGTCCAAATCATGATTACGCTGCTGCCTCTGCTATGGCATATGCTCAGCAACAGCGACCGGCTGCTAATATGCAACAACAGCAGCCATTTGGATTTCAtcctcaacatcaacagtttccTTCGGCAATGCACGGTCCTCCTTTTATACCTCCAGGTCCTGGTGGTGCTTCACATCCGTCTATGCAGCAGTTCCCTTTTCATCATGCAatgcagcagcagcagcaactTCAACAGTTGCACCCTCATGCCCCTCCCCCACCTCATATTCTTCTCCAGCAACAGCAGCACCAAGTGCCACCGGCATTCCCTTCTCATTATCCTCACCCTCACGTTCCATCGCCGTTTTATGAGACTGCTCCACCACCAGTTGCTCCTCCTTCTGATCCAGAGCTTCACAAGAGAATTGACAAACTTGTTGAGTATGCCGTGAAAAATGGACCTGAATTTGAAGCTATGATTTGTGAAAAGCAACGAGATAATCCTTCTTATAGTTTTCTCTTTGGTGGGGAGGGTCACGCTTACTACCGTTTTAAGCTTTGGTTATCAACTCGACCTCCGAGTGGTCCATTCAACCAACCGTTTCCATCATCTTCCATGTCAATCATCCATCCTTCTCCAAATCCAATGATGAGCCCGTCTCTTAGTGGTCCTCCAATGAATCAGGCCGGAATTGGATCTTCACCTTCAATGCTAGGCCATCCTCCTTTCCAACAGTTCTATGATCAACAACACCACCATCAACATCCTCAGTCTTTTGGGCTTCATGGTCGACCTGAGTATGATCAGTCATCCAAGTCTTTCAAAGGGCTCTCTGGGCCACTTCCAGCTGATGTTGCAATGGAACTGACTAATGttcttaataatttaaatgGTACAAAAGAATCCATTAAAGGTGCCAAACTTTGGTTCATGCAGAGAGCTCCATTTGCACCAGCTCTAGCGGAGACTCTTAGAGATAGGGTATTTTCATTGGATGACGTGGAGAGACAGTTACATATAATATACCTAGCAAACGACATTCTTTTTGACAG CTTAAATCGAAGGACAAGCATTCACGACCTTGACAATGAGGCCCATGCGTTTAAACCTGTTTTAGGCTCTATGCTTGCAAGAATTTATCACAATCCACAAAGCAATGAGGAATATAGGAAAAGATTGCAACAGATGGTGGAGTTTTGGGCTTCTAAAGAGGTATACGATCAAGGGACTATATCTTTACTGAACGGTGAGATGATTGGTGGGCCACACTCAACATTTAAGAACTTATCCTCTGCTTCGGCAGATTCAGGTGCAG GAATACTGCAGACTCCAAACCATATTGTCCAACAGTGGCAAGCTGATAGAGTGGGCTCTGGTTCAAATGTCTTAGATCAAGACCGTTCTGATAAACTTCTGGGGCAATCCATGACATCTCAACAATTTCTCTCAAATTCTGCTCCTCCCGGTGCCTTTCCAGGGTCCATGAGTATACCATCTTCTGTCCAACCAACTAATCCACTTTCTCATTTATTGCCCCCTCCATCATCCGCCACCGGGGAACAATTGCCTCCATATCCACTGTTCCCACCTGGCCTTATTCCTGGAATGGTTAGAAAGATGCAGATTGGTAGTGGGGTCCCTTATTCTTCTATGAGCCCTTTGGATATCCCAACTATGATACCACCATCAACAGTACCACCATCAGAAATTCTTCAAAGAGTGTCAAAATTCTTTAAAGAAATTGGAGAGGTAAATCCTTCTGAGGGCCCTATGAATACCGAATCAAGAGACGAGGATGATGAATATGACAGAGAGCCTCAAACACGAAAGGGAGGTGCATGCATACCTCCACCCGCAAACTTGCAGCAGATTGATCCAGAGACAGGGACCTATCCCGATGGTAGTGTAGATCAGAAGCCAGGATCAAGTGGCTCGGGAAGGTTGGGACTCGGTGCCACAGCTGATCCAAATGAGGTGAGTCAGTATGATGATGTATATACATCTTACAGGAAGCAGCGAAGCACAAATTATCATACATCAATGAGTGCCAGAGCGGCAGTTAGATGA